Proteins encoded by one window of candidate division TA06 bacterium:
- a CDS encoding GTPase produces the protein MAKKRVLIMGAAGRDFHNFNTYFRNNKDYQVVAFTAAQIPDIAGRKYPAALAGKMYPKGIPIYDEKGLTKLIAKFKVETVVFAYSDVPYPYVMSKGAVVNAAGADFMMLGPDATMIKSKKPLISICAARTGCGKSQTTRRVIEALIAMGQKVVAVRHPMPYGDLVKQKVQRYATIEDLKKHKCTIEEMEEYEPHLVRGNVIYSGVDYEAILRQAEKEADVVVWDGGNNDFSFYRSDLEIVVVDPHRPGHEMAYYPGEVNLRRADVIVINKEDSATRENIALVKRNIAAANPRAVVIAANSPVTIERPELITGKKALIIEDGPTLTHGEMKYGAGVVAAKKYGVGQMVDPRPYAVGAIAGTFQKYPGIGALLPAMGYSGQQIKDLQTTIDNTPCDLYIIGTPIDLRRFIKFNKPALRVTYELAEIGQPDLAEVIQKKFKFKKK, from the coding sequence ATGGCCAAGAAAAGAGTTTTGATAATGGGAGCCGCCGGACGCGACTTTCATAATTTTAATACCTATTTTCGCAACAACAAGGACTATCAGGTGGTGGCCTTCACCGCCGCCCAGATCCCGGACATCGCCGGCAGAAAATATCCCGCGGCCCTGGCCGGAAAGATGTACCCCAAGGGCATCCCGATCTACGACGAGAAGGGACTGACCAAGTTGATCGCCAAGTTCAAGGTGGAGACCGTGGTCTTCGCCTATTCCGACGTGCCCTATCCCTATGTGATGAGCAAGGGCGCGGTGGTCAATGCCGCCGGGGCCGACTTCATGATGCTGGGCCCGGACGCCACCATGATCAAGTCCAAGAAACCGCTGATCTCCATCTGCGCCGCCCGCACCGGCTGCGGCAAGAGCCAGACCACCCGCCGGGTGATCGAGGCCCTGATTGCCATGGGCCAGAAAGTGGTGGCGGTGCGTCATCCTATGCCCTACGGCGATCTGGTGAAACAGAAGGTCCAGCGCTATGCCACCATCGAAGATCTCAAAAAGCATAAATGCACCATCGAAGAGATGGAAGAGTACGAGCCGCATCTGGTCCGGGGCAACGTGATCTATTCCGGAGTGGACTATGAGGCCATCCTGCGCCAGGCCGAGAAGGAGGCCGACGTTGTGGTCTGGGACGGGGGCAACAACGATTTCTCGTTCTACCGGTCCGACCTGGAGATAGTGGTGGTGGATCCCCACCGTCCGGGACACGAGATGGCATACTATCCGGGCGAGGTCAATCTGCGCCGGGCCGACGTGATCGTCATCAACAAGGAGGACAGCGCCACCAGGGAGAACATCGCCCTGGTCAAGAGGAACATCGCCGCCGCCAACCCCCGGGCCGTGGTGATCGCCGCCAATTCGCCGGTGACGATAGAGCGGCCCGAGCTGATCACCGGCAAGAAGGCGCTGATAATCGAGGACGGCCCGACCCTGACCCATGGCGAGATGAAATATGGAGCCGGAGTGGTGGCCGCCAAAAAGTACGGAGTGGGCCAGATGGTGGATCCCCGGCCCTATGCCGTGGGCGCCATTGCCGGGACCTTCCAAAAATATCCGGGGATCGGGGCACTGCTGCCGGCCATGGGCTATTCTGGCCAGCAGATCAAGGACCTGCAGACCACCATCGACAACACCCCCTGCGACCTCTACATCATCGGCACGCCCATCGACCTGCGCCGGTTCATCAAGTTCAACAAGCCGGCCCTGCGGGTAACCTACGAGCTGGCCGAGATCGGCCAGCCGGACCTGGCCGAGGTGATCCAGAAGAAATTCAAATTCAAGAAGAAGTAA
- the arcC gene encoding carbamate kinase, with the protein MPHKTAVIALGGNAIGATGKEDIHQQFANTRQALAGFIELIREGYNLAITHGNGPQVGNALLRVERTFPDGIPALPLGVIVADTEGGMGYMIEQSLQNLLAAKNIDRQVVTLVTQVVVDRDDPSIRNPSKPIGPYYKQEEVEALKARGWVVKDDARRGFRRFVPSPIPKAIVNKKTIKQLVQQGTIVIAGGGGGVPVCIQSDGSYEGMDAVIDKDRASAVLARDIAAETLMILTAVEKVSLNYKKPGQQDLSSLTMAEAKKYLTQGQFAAGSMGPKIEAAIQFLEYGGKQVIITSLDKAAQALKGQAGTRITA; encoded by the coding sequence ATGCCTCACAAAACAGCAGTCATTGCCCTGGGCGGGAACGCCATCGGGGCCACCGGCAAGGAAGACATTCACCAGCAGTTCGCCAACACCCGCCAGGCCCTGGCCGGGTTCATCGAGTTGATCAGGGAAGGCTATAACCTGGCCATCACCCACGGCAACGGCCCCCAGGTGGGCAATGCACTGTTGCGGGTGGAGCGGACCTTTCCCGACGGCATTCCGGCCCTGCCGCTGGGCGTGATCGTGGCAGACACCGAGGGCGGCATGGGCTACATGATAGAGCAGTCCCTGCAGAACCTGCTGGCCGCCAAAAATATCGATCGCCAGGTGGTGACCCTGGTCACCCAAGTGGTGGTGGACCGGGACGATCCCTCCATCCGCAATCCCTCCAAACCCATTGGGCCCTACTACAAGCAGGAAGAAGTGGAGGCTCTCAAGGCCCGGGGCTGGGTGGTCAAGGACGACGCCAGGCGCGGCTTCAGGCGCTTCGTGCCTTCGCCCATTCCCAAGGCCATCGTCAACAAAAAGACCATCAAACAATTAGTGCAGCAGGGAACCATCGTCATCGCCGGGGGCGGGGGCGGGGTGCCGGTCTGCATCCAAAGCGACGGCAGTTACGAAGGGATGGACGCGGTGATAGACAAGGACCGGGCCTCGGCGGTGCTGGCCCGGGACATCGCGGCCGAAACCCTGATGATCCTGACCGCAGTGGAAAAGGTCTCGTTGAATTATAAGAAGCCCGGCCAGCAGGACCTGTCTTCGCTGACCATGGCCGAGGCCAAGAAATACCTGACCCAGGGACAGTTCGCCGCCGGATCGATGGGGCCGAAGATCGAGGCCGCCATTCAGTTCCTGGAATACGGCGGGAAACAGGTGATCATCACCTCGCTGGATAAAGCGGCCCAGGCCTTGAAGGGGCAGGCTGGGACCAGGATCACGGCTTAG
- a CDS encoding type II toxin-antitoxin system HicA family toxin, which yields MKIRDLIKLIEQDGWYLVTTKGSHRQYKHRLKTGRVTIAGHPGDDIAAQ from the coding sequence ATGAAAATACGTGATCTGATAAAATTGATCGAACAAGACGGCTGGTATCTGGTGACCACCAAGGGGAGCCACCGCCAATATAAGCACCGGCTGAAAACAGGGAGGGTGACTATTGCCGGGCATCCGGGTGATGATATAGCTGCACAGTAG
- a CDS encoding type II toxin-antitoxin system HicB family antitoxin: MRRFLVIIEKAGSNYSAYCPDLPGCIATGKTVAETECNIHQAIELHIKGIIEDRQKVPKATALSEYMAVAL, translated from the coding sequence ATGCGGCGATTTTTGGTGATAATTGAGAAAGCCGGCAGCAATTACTCGGCCTATTGTCCTGATTTGCCGGGGTGCATTGCCACCGGCAAAACCGTGGCAGAGACTGAATGCAATATTCATCAGGCAATAGAACTGCATATTAAAGGGATCATTGAAGACAGACAAAAAGTTCCCAAAGCCACGGCGCTATCGGAATATATGGCGGTGGCCCTTTAA
- a CDS encoding RNA-binding protein, which yields MNLFIGSLAKEVTTDDLRQTFEPFGKVESASVVFDRNTNQSRGFGFVEMPCKAEARKAIDALSGIFNLKGKVIMINEARPKEGGHGGGRRRF from the coding sequence GTGAATTTATTTATAGGCAGCCTGGCCAAGGAAGTGACCACCGACGATCTGCGCCAGACCTTTGAGCCTTTCGGCAAGGTGGAGTCGGCCTCGGTGGTTTTCGACCGCAACACCAATCAATCCCGGGGATTCGGATTCGTGGAGATGCCTTGCAAGGCGGAAGCCCGCAAGGCCATCGACGCCTTGAGCGGAATATTCAACCTTAAGGGCAAGGTGATCATGATCAACGAGGCCCGGCCCAAGGAAGGCGGCCACGGCGGCGGTCGGCGGCGGTTCTAA